The genomic DNA CTGATGCCGGGGCGCATCCGTTCACGGATGCCTTGCAATGCCTGCCAGGAGAGTTCGCGCGCCCGCTGCATCAGGGCAGGGTCAAAGCGTGTACCGACGGCTTCTCGTTGGGGGGCTACTGCATTCAAAGGGGCTGTTTCGCTTGCGGCTTGGGGACATAAATGCGCGAGGCCTGCGGCCTTTTGTCGCGCACACCCCAAGCCTGCCACTTCGGTCGATGACATGCATGCGGCGGAGCACCATGCCGCTGTGTGGGCAGCAGCAAGCGTTCAACGAGGTGAAGCGTTGAGGGGTGTTCGAATAAACCTCAGTGTTCATCGTCGTCCCGGCGAACGCCGGGACCCAGTGTCTTGCTCGGGCGTGTCGAAGGCGCTGGGCCCCGGCGTTCGCCGGGGCGACGGACGGAGATGACGCTAGAGGTTCTCTTCAGCAGCTCAGACGAACAGCAGCACCAGCCCAATAGCCGCAGGCAAGGCCTGGACATAGAGAATCTTCCGGCTGGCGGTAAAGCCGCCATAGATGCCGGCGATCAGTACGCAGCCCAGGAAGAACATCGCCACATCGCTGCGATGCGCGGCCAGCGCCCACACCAGTCCGGCGGCGAGAAAGCCGTTATAGAGCCCCTGGTTGGCCGCCAGCGTCTTCGATTGCGCGGCGAATTCCGCAGTCAGGCCGAATGCCCGGCGGCCCGCAGGCTTGTCCCACAGGAACATCTCCAGCACCAGAAAGTAGACGTGCAGCAGGGCGACGATGGCAATGACGATGCTTGCGGCGATGGACATGGTGCTCCCCTTGTATTCGGCGCAGTTTTACACGCCAGCGCCGTAATAACGAAGAGGGCTGCTATGCCTCAGGGGGCGGGAGGGAAGGCTTGGTCCAGCCAATCCGGTACCGGAATGCCTTTGCTGCGCAAAAAAGCCGGGTTGAACAACTTCGCCTGGTAGCGCGTTCCTGCATCGGCCAGCACGGTGACGATCGTATGGCCAGGCCCGAGCTCACGCGCCAGGCGGATAGCTCCGGCGACATTGACGCCGCTGGAGCCGCCGACGCACCAGCCCTCTTCGTGCAGAAGGGTATGGGCGATGGGTACGGACTCCTCATCCGGGATCGACCAGGCCAGGTCGATCGGCGCGCCATCGAAATTCGCGGTGATCCGGCTTGATCCGATGCCTTCGCTGATCGAATTGCCCTCGGCGACCAGTTCACCGGTTCGTACGTAGTGCGCCAAGGCCG from Dyella sp. GSA-30 includes the following:
- a CDS encoding DUF1304 domain-containing protein, producing the protein MSIAASIVIAIVALLHVYFLVLEMFLWDKPAGRRAFGLTAEFAAQSKTLAANQGLYNGFLAAGLVWALAAHRSDVAMFFLGCVLIAGIYGGFTASRKILYVQALPAAIGLVLLFV